Within the Candidatus Obscuribacterales bacterium genome, the region ACAGATTTGACCCACGACCACAGCGGCCATGTAGGAGTGATGGCGGAATGATTCTCGTCGATGGATGTTGCTGAGATGCACTTCTACCGTGGGAATGGCAACGCCAGCGATCGCATCTCGAAGAGCGACGCTCGTGTGAGTGTAGGCACCTGCATTGATCACCAGCCCTTGGTGGCGATTTCGGGCATCGTGAATAGCGTCCACCAAAACACCTTCGTGGTTGGACTGCAGGGTTTCCAGCTTGACACCTAGGTGATCCGCCTGGAGCGTTAGCCCTTGATTGACGTCATCAAGGGTGGTGTGCCCATAAATCTCTGGCTCTCGCAGCCCCAGCAGGTTTAGATTTGGGCCATGAAGAACTAAGATGCTCAGCATGACCGTCTGCTCAGCACAATGAATGAAAGAACCATAGAGAGCTAGGGTCTAACGACGCCGTTGGTTGTCACGTACAGGGATCGGAATGAGCTCGGGTTCTGGCTGAGGTTCAGGGCCGAGGAGAGCATCCACAATTTTGCGGGCCCACTCTTTGAGTTTCTCCAGCACCTTGTCAATTTGAGCCATTAAACTTAAATCTCCTTTTGTTTCAGTCAGCGTTCACGACCAACATCAGTTAGTTGAACAAGGCTGACCTGACAATTACGATCACAGCTTCTTTATATGATCATAACCAATCCTTGGAAATGATCAAGCTAGTGATTTTGGCAAAGATATGGTATGTAGCTCCCGGCGTAGCCAATCTAGGGCAGTACACATGCTCAGCCAACGCACCCAGTCCCGCCCTTGGCGATCGTTGAGCAGGAAGGATCGGCTTAACACTCGTCCATCGGGGGTAGCGATGCCGATGTAGACGAGACCAACGGGCTTTTGATTGGTGCCGCCGCCAGGGCCAGCAATGCCGGTGATGCTTACGCCCCAGTCGGTTTTGAGGCGCGATCGCACCCCCGCAGCCATCTGCTGGGCCACGACATCACTGACGGCTCCCTGGGTCTCTAGGTCGGCTGGG harbors:
- the aroQ gene encoding type II 3-dehydroquinate dehydratase: MLSILVLHGPNLNLLGLREPEIYGHTTLDDVNQGLTLQADHLGVKLETLQSNHEGVLVDAIHDARNRHQGLVINAGAYTHTSVALRDAIAGVAIPTVEVHLSNIHRRESFRHHSYMAAVVVGQICGFGVNSYYLGLQALVHHLQEQDSKSL